In Syngnathus scovelli strain Florida chromosome 10, RoL_Ssco_1.2, whole genome shotgun sequence, the following are encoded in one genomic region:
- the tle5 gene encoding TLE family member 5 isoform X1: protein MMFPQSRHSASSQQLKFTTSDSCDRIKDEFQFLQAQYHSLKLECDKLASEKSEMQRHYIMYYEMSYGLNIEMHKQAEIVKRLNGICAQVLPYLSQEHQQQVLAAIERAKQVTPPEMNSIIRQQLQAHQLSQLQGLALPMTPLPLGLSQPSLPAVTTSSGLFSLSSLLASQAQLAKEEKASRDAADSHREEDGDKSD from the exons ATGATGTTTCCACAATCAAGACACTCA GCTTCATCGCAGCAGCTGAAATTCACAACATCCGACTCCTGTGACAGGATCAAGGATGAGTTCCAATTCCTCCAAGCACAATACCACAG CCTGAAGCTGGAATGTGACAAGCTGGCCAGTGAGAAGTCGGAGATGCAACGTCATTACATCATG TACTACGAGATGTCCTACGGGCTCAACATTGAGATGCACAAACAG GCTGAGATTGTGAAGAGATTAAATGGGATCTGCGCACAAGTCCTCCCATACCTGTCTCAGGAg caccagcagcaggtcCTGGCAGCCATCGAGAGGGCCAAGCAGGTCACCCCCCCAGAGATGAACTCCATCATAAGG CAGCAGCTCCAGGCCCACCAGCTGTCTCAGCTCCAGGGCCTGGCTCTGCCCATGACCCCCCTGCCGCTGGGCCTGAGCCAGCCCAGCTTGCCCGCCGTCACCACCTCCTCCGGCCTCTTTTCCCTCTCCTCCCTGCTGGCCTCTCAGGCTCAGCTGGCCAAGGAGGAGAAGGCCTCGCGGGACGCCGCCGACAGCCACCGCGAGGAGGACGGCGACAAGTCTGACTAG
- the tle5 gene encoding TLE family member 5 isoform X2, with product MMFPQSRHSASSQQLKFTTSDSCDRIKDEFQFLQAQYHSLKLECDKLASEKSEMQRHYIMYYEMSYGLNIEMHKQAEIVKRLNGICAQVLPYLSQEHQQQVLAAIERAKQVTPPEMNSIIRQLQAHQLSQLQGLALPMTPLPLGLSQPSLPAVTTSSGLFSLSSLLASQAQLAKEEKASRDAADSHREEDGDKSD from the exons ATGATGTTTCCACAATCAAGACACTCA GCTTCATCGCAGCAGCTGAAATTCACAACATCCGACTCCTGTGACAGGATCAAGGATGAGTTCCAATTCCTCCAAGCACAATACCACAG CCTGAAGCTGGAATGTGACAAGCTGGCCAGTGAGAAGTCGGAGATGCAACGTCATTACATCATG TACTACGAGATGTCCTACGGGCTCAACATTGAGATGCACAAACAG GCTGAGATTGTGAAGAGATTAAATGGGATCTGCGCACAAGTCCTCCCATACCTGTCTCAGGAg caccagcagcaggtcCTGGCAGCCATCGAGAGGGCCAAGCAGGTCACCCCCCCAGAGATGAACTCCATCATAAGG CAGCTCCAGGCCCACCAGCTGTCTCAGCTCCAGGGCCTGGCTCTGCCCATGACCCCCCTGCCGCTGGGCCTGAGCCAGCCCAGCTTGCCCGCCGTCACCACCTCCTCCGGCCTCTTTTCCCTCTCCTCCCTGCTGGCCTCTCAGGCTCAGCTGGCCAAGGAGGAGAAGGCCTCGCGGGACGCCGCCGACAGCCACCGCGAGGAGGACGGCGACAAGTCTGACTAG